A section of the Enterobacter sp. C2 genome encodes:
- the astA gene encoding arginine N-succinyltransferase — translation MMVIRPIEHSDLPALMQLAGKTGGGLTSLPADEATLAARITRARQTWLGELPKSDQGYLFVLEDSDSGTVAGVCAIEVAVGLNDPWYNYRVGTLVHASKELNVYNALPTLFLSNDHTGSSELCTLFLDPEWRKEGNGYLLSKSRFMFMAAFRDRFNDKVVAEMRGVISEDGYSPFWDSLGKTFFSMSFSRADRLCGIGQKAFIAELMPKHPIYTQFLSAEAQAVIGEVHPQTAPARAVLEKEGFRYRNYIDIFDGGPTLECDIDRVRAIRKSRLVEVAEGQPAPGEWPLCMVANEQYQQFRVMLVTANPDTERLVLSAAQIDVLKCQPGDKVRLVRLCAEEKSV, via the coding sequence ATGATGGTGATCCGTCCGATTGAGCATAGCGATCTGCCCGCCCTGATGCAGCTGGCGGGAAAAACCGGCGGCGGGCTAACCTCGCTGCCTGCTGACGAGGCCACGCTGGCAGCGCGTATTACTCGGGCGCGACAGACCTGGTTGGGTGAGCTGCCGAAAAGCGATCAGGGCTATCTGTTTGTGCTGGAAGATAGCGACAGCGGCACGGTGGCTGGGGTCTGCGCCATTGAGGTCGCCGTCGGCCTGAACGATCCCTGGTACAACTACCGCGTCGGGACCCTGGTACATGCTTCCAAAGAGCTTAACGTCTACAACGCGCTGCCTACGCTGTTCTTAAGCAACGACCATACCGGCAGCAGCGAACTGTGCACGCTGTTTCTCGATCCCGAGTGGCGGAAGGAGGGCAACGGCTACCTGCTCTCTAAATCGCGCTTTATGTTCATGGCCGCATTTCGCGACCGCTTCAACGACAAGGTGGTGGCGGAGATGCGCGGCGTGATCAGCGAGGATGGCTACTCGCCTTTTTGGGACAGCCTGGGCAAAACCTTCTTCTCCATGTCCTTCAGCCGCGCCGATCGCCTGTGCGGTATCGGACAGAAGGCGTTTATTGCCGAGCTGATGCCCAAGCATCCGATCTATACCCAGTTCCTGTCGGCGGAAGCGCAGGCGGTGATTGGGGAGGTGCATCCGCAAACCGCCCCGGCGCGTGCCGTGCTGGAGAAAGAGGGTTTTCGCTACCGGAACTATATCGATATTTTCGATGGCGGACCGACGCTGGAGTGTGATATCGACCGGGTGCGCGCTATTCGCAAAAGCCGCCTGGTGGAGGTGGCCGAAGGGCAGCCAGCGCCAGGAGAGTGGCCGCTCTGTATGGTGGCTAACGAGCAGTACCAGCAGTTTCGCGTCATGCTGGTGACCGCTAATCCCGATACCGAGCGGCTGGTGCTGAGCGCCGCCCAGATAGACGTACTTAAATGCCAGCCGGGCGACAAGGTTCGCCTGGTGCGCCTTTGCGCCGAGGAGAAAAGTGTATGA
- the xthA gene encoding exodeoxyribonuclease III, translating to MKFVSFNINGLRARPHQLAAIVEKHQPDVIGLQETKVHDDMFPLEEVAKLGYNVFYHGQKGHYGVALLTKETPVSVRRGFPGDDGEAQRRIIMAEIPSALGNITVINGYFPQGESRDHPTKFPAKEKFYADLQSYLDNELQKDSPVLIMGDMNISPTDLDIGIGEESRKRWLRGGKCSFLPEEREWLSRLLGWGLVDTFRHANPETQDRYSWFDYRSKGFDDNRGLRIDLLLASQSLASRCQETGIDYDIRSMEKPSDHAPVWASFKL from the coding sequence ATGAAATTTGTTTCTTTTAATATCAACGGGCTGCGTGCGCGCCCCCATCAGCTGGCGGCAATCGTAGAGAAACACCAGCCGGACGTGATTGGCCTGCAGGAGACAAAGGTTCACGACGATATGTTCCCGCTCGAAGAGGTCGCAAAGCTGGGCTATAACGTCTTTTATCATGGCCAGAAAGGGCATTACGGCGTGGCGCTGCTTACCAAAGAGACCCCTGTCTCAGTGCGTCGTGGCTTCCCCGGTGACGACGGCGAAGCGCAGCGCCGGATCATCATGGCGGAGATCCCCTCGGCCCTCGGCAATATCACGGTGATCAACGGCTACTTCCCGCAGGGCGAGAGCCGCGACCACCCGACAAAATTCCCGGCCAAAGAGAAGTTTTATGCGGACCTGCAGAGCTATCTGGATAACGAGCTGCAGAAGGACAGCCCGGTGCTGATCATGGGCGATATGAATATTAGCCCAACGGATCTCGATATCGGCATTGGCGAAGAGAGCCGCAAGCGCTGGCTGCGCGGCGGCAAATGCTCCTTCCTGCCGGAAGAGCGTGAGTGGCTGAGTCGTCTGCTGGGGTGGGGGCTGGTGGATACCTTCCGCCACGCCAACCCTGAAACCCAGGATCGCTACTCCTGGTTCGACTACCGTTCAAAAGGGTTCGATGACAACCGTGGGCTGCGTATCGATCTACTGCTGGCCAGCCAGTCGCTGGCAAGCCGCTGCCAGGAGACGGGCATCGATTACGATATCCGTAGCATGGAGAAGCCCTCCGACCATGCGCCGGTCTGGGCCAGCTTCAAGCTCTAA
- a CDS encoding YnjH family protein, with protein MNRYVIALLGLLSAGAQADRIRPDVEVNVPPEVFSTGGQRPQPCNLCCIYEDRNYSEGAVIKAEGVLLQCQRDERTLSTNPLVWRRVRE; from the coding sequence ATGAACCGTTACGTGATTGCTCTGCTTGGACTTTTATCGGCTGGTGCACAGGCCGACCGCATCCGCCCCGACGTGGAGGTAAACGTGCCGCCGGAGGTGTTTAGCACGGGCGGGCAGCGCCCGCAGCCCTGTAATCTGTGCTGTATTTATGAAGATCGGAACTATTCGGAAGGGGCAGTGATCAAGGCGGAGGGCGTCCTGCTGCAGTGCCAGCGCGACGAGCGCACGCTGAGCACCAATCCGCTGGTGTGGCGGCGAGTACGCGAGTAG
- the astD gene encoding succinylglutamate-semialdehyde dehydrogenase encodes MSLWINGDWVTGQGARREKHDPVNGDRLWQGNDADAGQVTQACQAARAAFPGWASQPFAARQAVVEKFAALLEENRGALTEIIARETGKPRWEAATEVGAMINKAAISVKAWNVRTGEQQTAMADGAATLRHRPHGVLAVFGPYNFPGHLPNGHIIPALLAGNTLVFKPSELTPHSGEAVVKLWEQAGLPAGVLNLVQGGRETGQALSGLPDLDGLLFTGSASTGYQLHRQLAGQPEKILALEMGGNNPLIVDDIADRDAAVHLTIQSAFITAGQRCTCARRLLVKRGAEGDAFLARLVEVAGRIAPGSWNAEPQPFIGGLISEQAADQVYKAWQAHEARGGRTLLAPKRLKAGTSLLTPGIIDLTGVADVPDEEVFGPLLGVWRYDSWEEAVTLANATRYGLACGLVSADREKFDALLLAARAGIVNWNKPLTGAASTAPFGGIGASGNHRPSAWYAADYCAWPMASLESPSLTLPETLSPGLHFTPGEGA; translated from the coding sequence ATGAGCTTATGGATTAACGGTGACTGGGTGACCGGTCAGGGCGCTCGACGTGAAAAACACGATCCGGTGAATGGCGATCGGCTCTGGCAGGGGAACGATGCCGATGCCGGGCAGGTAACCCAGGCATGCCAGGCCGCCCGCGCTGCCTTTCCCGGTTGGGCGTCTCAGCCTTTTGCTGCCCGTCAGGCCGTGGTGGAAAAATTTGCCGCGCTGCTGGAGGAGAATAGAGGCGCGCTGACGGAGATCATCGCCCGGGAGACGGGTAAACCGCGCTGGGAGGCGGCGACAGAAGTGGGGGCCATGATTAACAAGGCCGCCATCTCCGTAAAGGCCTGGAACGTGCGAACCGGCGAGCAGCAGACGGCAATGGCGGACGGCGCGGCAACGCTGCGCCATCGTCCCCACGGCGTGCTGGCCGTTTTTGGACCCTATAACTTCCCGGGACATCTCCCCAACGGCCATATCATTCCCGCCCTGCTAGCGGGCAATACGCTGGTGTTTAAGCCCAGCGAGCTCACGCCGCACAGCGGCGAAGCAGTGGTGAAGCTCTGGGAGCAGGCAGGCCTTCCTGCTGGCGTACTTAACCTGGTGCAGGGCGGGCGTGAAACCGGGCAGGCCCTGAGTGGCCTGCCGGATCTTGACGGTCTGCTCTTTACCGGCAGCGCCAGCACCGGCTACCAGCTGCATCGCCAGCTGGCGGGACAGCCAGAGAAGATCCTCGCCCTTGAGATGGGGGGAAACAATCCGCTAATCGTGGATGACATAGCGGATCGCGATGCCGCCGTGCATCTGACTATCCAGTCGGCATTTATCACCGCGGGCCAGCGCTGTACCTGCGCCCGTCGCCTGCTGGTGAAGCGCGGCGCGGAGGGTGACGCCTTTCTTGCACGCCTGGTAGAGGTAGCGGGCCGTATTGCGCCCGGTAGCTGGAACGCCGAGCCGCAGCCGTTTATTGGCGGGCTAATCTCGGAGCAGGCCGCCGATCAGGTTTACAAGGCCTGGCAGGCCCACGAGGCGCGTGGTGGCAGAACCCTGCTGGCACCGAAGCGACTCAAGGCCGGGACGTCGCTGCTCACTCCTGGCATTATCGATCTCACCGGCGTTGCGGACGTGCCGGACGAGGAGGTCTTTGGCCCGCTGCTGGGCGTCTGGCGCTACGATAGCTGGGAAGAGGCGGTTACGCTGGCCAACGCCACCCGCTACGGACTGGCCTGCGGACTGGTCTCGGCGGATCGCGAAAAATTTGACGCGCTGCTGCTGGCGGCGCGGGCCGGGATCGTTAACTGGAATAAGCCGCTCACCGGCGCGGCAAGCACCGCACCCTTTGGTGGCATCGGGGCATCGGGAAATCATCGCCCCAGCGCCTGGTACGCCGCCGACTACTGTGCGTGGCCGATGGCGAGCCTGGAGTCACCCAGCTTGACCCTGCCAGAGACGCTCAGTCCAGGGCTGCACTTTACGCCGGGGGAGGGAGCATGA
- a CDS encoding DNA topoisomerase III, with product MRLFIAEKPSLGRAIADVLPKPHRKGDGYIECGNGQVVTWCIGHLLEQAQPDVYDSRYARWSLADLPIVPEKWQLQPRASVTKQINVIKRLLGEASEIIHAGDPDREGQLLVDEVLDYLQLPAEKRQRVQRCLINDLNPQAVERAIGRLRANSEFIPLCVSALARARADWLYGINMTRAWTLLGRNAGYQGVLSVGRVQTPVLGLVVRRDEEIENFVAKDFFEVKAHIVTPKEERFTALWQPSEACEPHQDEEGRLLNRTLAEHVVKRISGQPAHVTRYNDKQESEPAPLPFSLSSLQIEAAKRFGLSAQNVLDICQKLYETHKLITYPRSDSRYLPEEHFAGRHSVMKAIGVHAPDLLPQPVVDTDRRNRCWDDKKVDAHHAIIPTARSSTVNLHDNEAKVYGLIARQYLMQFCPDAVFRKCEIELDIANGKFLAKARFLAQAGWRTLLGSKERDEENDGTPLPVVAKGDELLCEKGEVVERQTQPPRPFTDATLLSAMTGIARFVQDKDLKKILRATDGLGTEATRAGIIELLFKRGFLHKKGRSILSTDAGRALIHSLPEMAARPDMTAHWESVLTQISEKQCRYQDFMQPLVGTLYQLIDQARSTPVRQFKGIVAPGGGDKKKFTRRKPGKRSAAGQAES from the coding sequence ATGCGGTTGTTTATTGCCGAAAAACCCAGCCTGGGCCGCGCCATTGCCGACGTGCTGCCAAAGCCGCACCGCAAAGGCGACGGCTATATCGAGTGTGGCAACGGCCAGGTGGTGACCTGGTGCATCGGTCACCTGCTTGAGCAGGCGCAGCCGGATGTCTATGACAGCCGCTACGCCCGCTGGAGCCTGGCGGATCTGCCTATCGTGCCGGAGAAGTGGCAGCTGCAGCCGCGCGCCTCGGTCACCAAGCAGATCAACGTGATCAAACGTCTGCTTGGCGAAGCCAGCGAGATTATCCACGCCGGTGACCCGGATCGCGAGGGTCAGCTGCTGGTGGATGAGGTGCTCGACTACCTCCAGCTCCCGGCGGAGAAGCGTCAGCGTGTCCAGCGTTGTTTGATTAACGATCTCAACCCGCAGGCGGTAGAGCGGGCGATTGGTCGCCTGCGCGCCAACAGTGAATTTATTCCGCTCTGCGTCTCGGCGCTGGCGCGGGCAAGGGCCGACTGGCTTTACGGCATCAATATGACCCGTGCCTGGACGCTGCTGGGGCGCAACGCAGGTTACCAGGGGGTGCTCTCGGTAGGGCGCGTCCAGACCCCGGTGTTGGGGCTGGTGGTGCGCCGCGATGAAGAGATTGAGAACTTTGTCGCCAAAGATTTCTTTGAGGTGAAGGCGCATATCGTCACGCCGAAAGAGGAGCGCTTTACCGCGCTCTGGCAGCCGAGCGAGGCCTGCGAGCCTCATCAGGATGAAGAGGGGCGTCTGCTCAACCGGACGCTGGCGGAGCACGTGGTCAAACGCATCTCCGGCCAGCCCGCACACGTCACGCGCTATAACGACAAGCAGGAGTCGGAGCCTGCGCCACTGCCGTTCTCGCTCTCCTCACTGCAGATTGAGGCGGCGAAGCGTTTCGGGCTAAGCGCGCAGAACGTGCTGGATATCTGCCAAAAGCTTTATGAAACCCACAAGCTGATCACCTATCCGCGCTCCGACAGCCGCTATCTGCCGGAGGAGCACTTCGCCGGACGCCATTCCGTGATGAAGGCCATTGGCGTCCATGCCCCGGATCTACTCCCGCAACCGGTGGTGGATACGGATCGGCGTAACCGCTGCTGGGACGATAAAAAGGTCGATGCCCACCATGCGATTATCCCTACGGCGCGCAGCAGCACGGTAAACCTGCATGACAATGAAGCAAAGGTCTATGGCCTGATTGCCCGCCAATATCTGATGCAGTTCTGCCCGGATGCGGTGTTCCGCAAGTGCGAGATCGAGCTGGATATCGCCAACGGTAAGTTCCTGGCGAAGGCGCGTTTTCTGGCGCAGGCCGGGTGGCGAACCCTGCTCGGCAGCAAAGAGCGTGATGAAGAGAACGACGGCACGCCGCTGCCGGTGGTGGCGAAGGGCGATGAGCTGTTGTGTGAAAAAGGTGAGGTGGTTGAGCGTCAGACCCAGCCCCCGCGGCCCTTTACCGATGCCACGCTGCTTTCGGCGATGACCGGGATCGCGCGCTTCGTACAGGATAAGGATCTGAAGAAGATCCTGCGCGCCACCGATGGCCTGGGAACGGAAGCGACCCGCGCCGGAATTATTGAGCTGCTCTTTAAGCGCGGTTTTCTGCATAAGAAGGGGCGGAGCATTCTCTCTACCGATGCGGGACGAGCGCTGATCCACTCCCTGCCGGAGATGGCCGCCAGACCGGATATGACCGCCCACTGGGAGTCGGTGCTGACGCAGATCAGCGAGAAGCAGTGCCGCTACCAGGACTTTATGCAGCCGCTGGTGGGCACGCTCTATCAGCTGATCGACCAGGCACGCAGCACGCCGGTTCGCCAGTTTAAAGGGATTGTTGCGCCGGGCGGCGGCGATAAGAAAAAGTTCACTCGGCGTAAGCCCGGTAAGCGTAGCGCCGCCGGGCAAGCCGAAAGTTAA
- a CDS encoding aspartate aminotransferase family protein encodes MSLPVTRESFDEWMLPVYAPAPFIPVRGEGSRLWDQQGKEYVDFAGGIAVNALGHAHPGLCRALSEQAARFWHTGNGYTNEPALRLAKRLIDATFADRVFFCNSGAEANEAALKLARKYAHDRHGAQKSGIVAFKNAFHGRTLFTVSAGGQPAYSQDFAPLPPDIHHAVFNDIASAQALINDNTCAVLVEPIQGEGGVVPAKAEFLQALRELCDRHNALLIFDEVQTGVGRTGELYAYMHYGVTPDVLTTAKALGGGFPIGAMLTRDEYASVMTVGTHGTTYGGNPLAAAVAGELLDNVNNKAFLDGVKQRQQAFVEQLEAINVRLALFKEIRGIGLLIGCELDPAWAGKAKQIAQLAAEEGAMVLIAGGNVVRFAPALNISEEEIRTGMERFSRACERFLAGYAT; translated from the coding sequence ATGTCTTTGCCCGTTACGCGTGAGAGTTTTGATGAGTGGATGCTGCCGGTGTATGCGCCTGCGCCTTTTATTCCCGTCCGTGGGGAGGGTTCCCGCCTGTGGGATCAGCAGGGAAAAGAGTATGTCGATTTTGCTGGCGGCATTGCCGTTAACGCGCTGGGCCATGCCCATCCGGGGCTGTGTCGAGCCCTGAGCGAGCAGGCGGCTCGGTTCTGGCATACCGGCAACGGCTATACCAACGAGCCGGCGCTGCGGCTGGCAAAACGGCTTATCGACGCCACCTTTGCCGACCGGGTCTTCTTCTGTAACTCCGGCGCGGAGGCCAACGAGGCGGCGCTCAAGCTGGCGCGTAAATACGCGCACGATCGCCATGGTGCGCAGAAGAGTGGCATCGTCGCCTTTAAAAATGCCTTCCATGGCCGGACGCTCTTTACCGTTAGCGCCGGAGGCCAGCCTGCCTACTCGCAGGACTTTGCCCCGCTGCCGCCGGATATCCACCACGCGGTGTTCAACGACATCGCCTCCGCCCAGGCGTTAATTAACGATAATACCTGCGCCGTGCTCGTTGAACCCATTCAGGGTGAAGGTGGCGTAGTACCTGCGAAAGCAGAATTCTTACAGGCGCTGCGTGAGCTGTGCGATCGCCATAACGCGCTGCTGATCTTCGACGAAGTGCAGACGGGCGTAGGACGTACCGGCGAGCTGTATGCCTATATGCACTATGGCGTTACGCCTGACGTGCTGACCACGGCCAAAGCCCTCGGGGGTGGTTTTCCGATTGGCGCGATGCTGACGCGGGACGAGTACGCCAGCGTGATGACCGTCGGCACGCACGGAACCACCTATGGCGGCAATCCGCTGGCTGCTGCCGTAGCGGGAGAGCTGCTGGATAACGTCAACAACAAAGCCTTCCTGGACGGCGTGAAACAGCGCCAGCAGGCATTCGTCGAGCAGCTCGAAGCTATTAATGTTCGCTTAGCACTGTTCAAAGAGATCCGCGGCATCGGCCTGCTCATTGGCTGCGAGCTGGATCCCGCCTGGGCCGGCAAAGCCAAGCAGATCGCCCAGCTTGCCGCCGAAGAGGGCGCGATGGTGCTGATTGCCGGAGGCAACGTCGTGCGCTTCGCCCCGGCGCTGAATATCAGCGAGGAGGAGATCCGCACCGGCATGGAACGCTTCTCCCGCGCCTGCGAACGATTTCTTGCGGGGTACGCAACATGA
- the astB gene encoding N-succinylarginine dihydrolase has product MKAHEVNFDGLVGLTHHYAGLSFGNEASTKHRNQVSNPKLAAKQGLLKMKALSDAGFPQAVIPPQERPNVAVLRQLGFSGSDEQVVAKAAAQTPELLSAASSASSMWVANAATVCPSADAMDSRVHLTVANLNNKFHRSSEAPTTEALLRAIFREEERFAVHPALPQVARFGDEGAANHNRLGGEYGEPGLQLFIYGREEHGHAAPERYPARQTLEASQAVARLNQVNPDRVMFAQQNPTVIDEGVFHNDVIAVSNRQVLFCHERAFVKQCGLMSHLAERVPGFQAIQVPEEAVSVKDAVATYLFNSQLLSREDGSMVLVVPQESQQHAGVWRYLNGLLAEDNPIHELKVFDLRESMANGGGPACLRLRVVLTEAERQAVNPAVMMNDALFNQLNGWVDRYYRDRLTQADLADPQLLREGREALDQLSQLLNLGSVYAFQR; this is encoded by the coding sequence ATGAAAGCGCATGAGGTAAACTTTGACGGCCTGGTGGGGCTGACCCACCACTATGCCGGGCTTTCGTTTGGTAACGAGGCATCGACAAAGCACCGTAATCAGGTGTCTAACCCGAAGCTGGCGGCGAAGCAGGGCCTGCTGAAGATGAAGGCGCTGAGCGACGCGGGCTTTCCTCAGGCGGTGATCCCTCCCCAGGAGCGGCCCAACGTCGCGGTGCTGCGCCAACTGGGATTCAGCGGCAGCGATGAACAGGTGGTAGCGAAAGCGGCAGCGCAGACGCCGGAGCTGCTTTCGGCGGCCAGCTCGGCATCCTCTATGTGGGTCGCCAACGCGGCGACGGTTTGCCCCTCCGCTGACGCCATGGACAGCAGGGTGCATCTTACTGTCGCTAACCTGAACAACAAGTTCCACCGTTCAAGCGAAGCGCCTACCACCGAGGCGCTGCTGCGGGCTATTTTCCGCGAAGAGGAACGCTTCGCCGTGCATCCGGCGCTGCCGCAGGTGGCACGCTTTGGCGACGAAGGGGCGGCAAACCATAACCGTCTCGGCGGCGAATATGGTGAGCCAGGTCTTCAGCTCTTTATTTACGGGCGCGAGGAGCATGGTCACGCCGCACCCGAGCGCTATCCTGCGCGTCAGACCCTTGAGGCGAGTCAGGCGGTAGCGCGCCTTAATCAGGTTAATCCGGATCGGGTGATGTTCGCCCAGCAAAACCCCACGGTCATTGACGAGGGGGTGTTTCACAACGATGTGATTGCGGTAAGCAACCGTCAGGTGCTGTTCTGCCACGAACGCGCTTTTGTTAAGCAGTGTGGACTGATGAGCCATCTGGCGGAGCGGGTGCCGGGATTTCAGGCCATTCAGGTACCGGAGGAGGCAGTATCGGTGAAGGATGCTGTGGCGACCTATCTGTTTAACAGCCAGCTCCTGAGCCGGGAGGATGGGTCAATGGTGCTGGTCGTGCCCCAGGAGTCGCAGCAGCATGCAGGCGTCTGGCGCTATCTCAACGGCCTGCTGGCAGAAGATAATCCGATCCACGAGCTAAAGGTGTTCGATCTGCGTGAAAGTATGGCAAACGGCGGTGGTCCGGCCTGCCTGCGCCTGCGCGTGGTACTAACGGAGGCGGAGCGGCAGGCGGTTAACCCCGCAGTGATGATGAATGACGCGCTTTTTAATCAGCTTAATGGCTGGGTAGATCGCTACTATCGCGATCGTCTGACTCAGGCTGACCTTGCCGATCCGCAGCTGCTGCGTGAGGGCAGGGAGGCGTTAGACCAGCTCTCTCAGCTGCTGAATCTTGGCTCAGTCTACGCTTTCCAGCGTTAA
- the gdhA gene encoding NADP-specific glutamate dehydrogenase translates to MDQARSLESFLTHVQRRDPHQSEFAQAVREVMTTLWPFLEANPRYRHMSLLERLVEPERVIQFRVVWVDDKNQVQVNRAWRVQFNSAIGPFKGGMRFHPSVNLSILKFLGFEQTFKNALTTLPMGGGKGGSDFDPKGKSEGEVMRFCQALMTELYRHLGPDTDVPAGDIGVGGREVGFMAGMMKKLSNSSACVFTGKGLSFGGSLIRPEATGYGLVYFTEAMLKRHGLSFEGMRVAVSGSGNVAQYAIEKAMEFGARVVTASDSGGTVVDEAGFTAEKLARLCEIKASRDGRLADYAREFGLVWLEGKQPWSVPVDIALPCATQNELDEDAARQLIANGVKAVAEGANMPTTIDATDLFLEAGVLFAPGKAANAGGVATSGLEMAQNAARLGWKAEKVDARLHHIMLDIHNACVEYGGEGKQTHYVRGANIAGFVKVADAMIGQGVI, encoded by the coding sequence ATGGATCAGGCACGCTCTCTGGAATCATTTCTAACTCATGTCCAACGCCGCGACCCGCATCAAAGCGAGTTTGCTCAGGCCGTCCGCGAGGTGATGACTACCCTCTGGCCTTTCCTTGAGGCAAACCCGCGCTATCGCCACATGTCGCTGCTTGAACGCCTGGTAGAGCCAGAGCGTGTGATCCAGTTCCGCGTCGTGTGGGTAGATGATAAGAATCAGGTGCAGGTCAACCGCGCATGGCGCGTACAGTTCAACTCGGCGATCGGCCCGTTTAAGGGCGGTATGCGCTTCCACCCCTCGGTGAACCTGTCGATCCTCAAGTTCCTCGGTTTTGAACAGACTTTTAAAAACGCCCTCACCACCCTACCGATGGGCGGTGGCAAAGGCGGCAGCGATTTCGATCCCAAAGGCAAAAGCGAAGGCGAAGTGATGCGTTTCTGCCAGGCGCTGATGACCGAGCTGTACCGTCACCTGGGGCCGGATACCGACGTTCCTGCGGGCGACATCGGCGTTGGCGGTCGAGAAGTGGGCTTTATGGCGGGGATGATGAAAAAGCTCTCCAACAGCAGCGCCTGCGTCTTTACTGGCAAAGGGCTCTCATTCGGTGGCAGCCTGATCCGGCCTGAGGCGACCGGCTACGGTCTGGTGTACTTCACCGAAGCTATGCTCAAGCGTCACGGCCTGAGCTTCGAAGGGATGCGCGTCGCGGTCTCTGGATCTGGCAACGTCGCACAGTACGCTATCGAAAAAGCGATGGAGTTTGGTGCCCGCGTGGTGACCGCCTCCGACTCCGGCGGCACCGTGGTCGATGAAGCTGGCTTTACGGCAGAGAAACTGGCGCGCCTGTGCGAGATCAAAGCCAGCCGCGATGGCCGTCTTGCGGACTACGCCCGCGAGTTCGGTCTGGTCTGGCTGGAAGGCAAGCAGCCGTGGTCCGTGCCGGTGGATATCGCCCTGCCGTGCGCGACCCAGAACGAGCTGGACGAGGATGCGGCCCGCCAGCTGATCGCCAACGGCGTGAAGGCAGTGGCGGAAGGGGCGAATATGCCCACCACCATCGACGCCACCGATCTGTTCCTTGAGGCGGGCGTGCTCTTTGCGCCGGGTAAAGCCGCTAACGCGGGCGGAGTCGCCACCTCTGGTCTGGAGATGGCGCAGAATGCTGCGCGTCTGGGCTGGAAGGCGGAGAAAGTTGACGCCCGCCTGCACCATATCATGCTGGATATACACAACGCCTGCGTGGAGTACGGTGGGGAAGGCAAACAGACTCACTACGTGCGTGGGGCAAACATTGCCGGGTTTGTGAAGGTGGCCGACGCGATGATCGGCCAGGGTGTGATTTAA